The DNA region cccaagccaacccacctaggcaccctcctgaccaagcctgACCCTTGGACCTAGCCCCCAACTAGCTCAAACTCGCCTGGAAGCTGACCCAAACCTGCGCCTATAGTGAACCTCACGCCCAAGTATCCTAGTGcccctaggactcttccagccgagccatCCCCCAGCCCACCTACCCctgaccatccctggaccacgtccagacccagcccagaccaacccagccCATGGAGCCCAAGCACGAAGCTTTTGAATCAGGAAAACAACCTGTGCGTTCTTTGTTTGCTCCCTCACGGTTTCCTTGTTTTGGTCGAGCCAGCAGCGAGccagccgcaccagcccctagcccgacccctgcccatgACCCTTGGACCCTGATGAACCACCTAGATCGCCCCCAGACCGAGCCGCGAGCCCCTCTTCTTCCCTAAACAGCTTCTGCGCGTGAATATGGGAGGAGTCCCACTTCGGGTGGACTCCTTCCACAGCCTAGAACTCGAACCATAGCCAGcctaggacccaacccagcCCTAGACCGAGACCACCCCTGACCCTGACCCAGCCCTGATCGAGCCCCTTGACCCCATGCACAAGGACTGAACCCTTTGAGCCATAACAAGCACACAAACATTAACCAACTCGCGACCcttcttttcaaaataaatcCTATGGTTCCAGCTGCCTTTTTCCTTTAAATTCCTCATGATTTGAACATAATTctatcatattttatcatgtattggcatCGTGTCCGTTGGATTCAAATACGATTTTCATAATAGCCTAAAAAcatcgtatttttgaaaataaacgttctaccgtaaaaatattcaaacacctatttttttcatgcataaacaattaaatcatgcgtaatatgatttgtatgatgtttgaaagggtttagaaaacgtgcttttgcgtttataacgctcgaatatacgatcttcggcgaTTGTGTGACGTTGGAttaccggacgacgaagaacacaagcttttctttcttcttaaatttcgaaaatctgaattgtgtgtgCAAGGGTGTTATTTACGGCTGATTGGTGTGAATTATGAGGGTTTGAAGACCTAATAcccttatttataaataattaatatgctAATGGGCTTTGTTTTGGGCTTGCATGCTTAAGGATAATTGGGCCtactaaaattaataaaattgggcccaatagcacttaattaattaaataataaaagtttataaaataagtttcctaaaaataatatttttaatcttttgaaactccttgtttgcccaaaatcggTTTTCCGGAagaatcgagctcgactcgtaaaatagttcgaactccaacatttttagaaaaatcaaatctttttaatcatattaggaagctttgccattatttaaataaaaatacatattcttgtcttggtcgtctccGGTCTCCTTTTCCCTGCCTTTTATCGAATATTccggtaaaatccttaattttatGAAATCATGTCTTTTTATCATGTAATTATGCAATcgtacatttaatcatataataaatatcatgctagcatttaaaaacaattaaataaaacaattaagcaattcaaataattttgcatgcatgcggtttacatagactgatttttcggacgttacataaacagtgtaataatataatatcaCATTGTTATAATGAAGTGTCATAGactctttttatataataacatgaaattatatattaaatatatacgcaataaaaataaataaacaataaaataaatattcttccttttaaatatttttacatttttcttgtgttttggagGTTAGAAAAATATGGAGAACTTTAGAgtatcgtgctgataacgtgttaaaaataaaaatttaaaagtaaaaatcccaaactcacaaaatatattaaactacacactttatttTCTTCACTCAATTGTATTTatcttcacaaattgagagacctatttatagagtttatttgaaaataatccaaaaataaatacatcattacatactTTATCATATACtaaatttcaatatttaaactcatattttcaacaaaaatgaatttaattatttgcaTCAAAGTTAAACCACGACAGGAATCGCCGGTTGTCTTGTCAATATTCTTGCAAGCACCAGTCCAGCCGAGACACCGAAACCAAACAAGGTGTGCAGCCCCACGCAGAAGTATTTGGTCTTGAACAACTTCACTGTATTCTGTCaatatcaaaataatatatttttttagaaaaatgcatgggatattttattttattctttgtttTTGAGAGCAACTTCGTCCCAAATTTGCAACTTTGAATGAGATTTTCTGTTTTGAATAGTGCCGTATATTATTTTGTATGATATATTTTAATCTTTTTTCGAGGTAGCTAGACATCAGAGGAAACATACAAGTGATAATGAGTTCTCACCTGGTAGTTCTTTTGGACAAAGCCGAGTAGAAGATTTGCTATTGGCAATGTCATAcaaccaaaaatctgaaaaaataaataaaaataaaacaattaaaataattacttTGAAATTTTATGAAGAAATAGGCACTAACAATAACCACAATCTATAAATGGACTTACCACACTGGCCAAAGGAACAGTGTTGGTATATCCCAAAGCAAATAAGAGTGCATAAAGCCCAACAACACCATATTGCAATACTTTGGAAGCTTTTTTAGTGCCCAGCCTCACCAAAGGAGACATTTTTCCAACAGCCTTGTCATCCTCTATCTGCACGATTCGAATCCGAACTCGAGTTTAGACATGTTGCTGAATCTTGAATATCTTTGTATCTAATTCAATTgcgaaatataaaaattataacatGATGTCTATAATATAGATATGGATGGATCACCTGATGGAAATGACTACAGAAGAGGATTAAGGCTGTCGTGTAACCAACGAGAATCGATGACCAAACAACGGTGTTAGTAATTGGTAGCTCACCCCTGTAATCAGAATGTAATCGAAATCAGTACCAAGAAGTAAAAATTcacattttttataaaaaaaattacaaatgaaATTTGATTTACTGACTCATAaatcatcatatatgtatagGGATGAGTAAAACAGACCTAGCCGAGCTATGAAGCAGATAAAAGCCGATGGTTGCGAGCGGGCCGAATCCGGTGAAGAGCGTTGGCTCTCCCAATCCGTCGTAAGCTACACGATAGGGTGGACACTGCAGAATATAAAATCGAACATTGGTTTAGTACAGATGTACGAAATACTCGTCCCAATGCCTGATGAACTCGGATCAAACTGATACTAGTTCgaattgatatatgttttacCTGGTAAATGTAGAAGCAAAACACTGAAGCGGCTATCAAAATAAAAGCCCGAACACTTTTTGCAGCCACCGCTAGCCCAGTAAGGCCAGAAAAACCGATGGCAAGTATTGTCCACGCAGCGTAGTTTATGGCATTTCGGCTTCACAGTGATGAAAGCTACTATTAGTCCTTCATTTTACCATGATAATTTAtcacaaatttcaatttttttttcaggaTTTCTCGGGGGTAGTATTTGATCCTCACCTGCCAAAGATATTGACGACCGATTCTTTCTTGTTCTTATCTACTCCAGTGTCAAAATCGTAAACGTCGTTGCTGCATATTTAGAGAAATTTAGACCACAAATTTCTAGACAAGATGGAAACATTCTTGAATGCGAAACAAGCACAGGTGTCGTACcttaatttgatccaaaaattgACAATCACGAAAGAGGCCAAGATCATGAAATAGCGCCCCACAGCAGCCTGTCCCGTTTGCCAAAAAGCTAATGCCGAGGCCACCTGTTATTTCACACATAATTTTTCGTTAAATCTTAGATGTCCCtaaattaaaaacattaaagaaTTGATTTTTTGACATATATTTTACTTAAAAACCCTATATTTTTTTACTTGTTAGGATTAGGATTTATTTAGTCAGCTTCTTCAGCTAAATTTCGGGTTCTATCCCTAATATCCGACCGAAAGGCCATATATGTGATGGACACGAAGGCTTACAGTTGAGGGAACGAGCGCAACAGTATACAAAGGTATTTTGGCGGCTCTCCATAATAAAGTAGCTCTCGATAAATCTTCTTCCTCCACGACTTTAATCTCTTCAACCGGAGCACTACTAACTTCTGCTACTTCCGCAACTTCTGCTCTGCACTTGAACACCAATCTGGTGTTTAGctttgtgctagatttcaacaCATCCCCTGTGAATGTAATCTTGTTTGAAGCTATTCTCTGGGGCAATCTTGGCATATGCAGAGCTTGCGGAGCAGCCGATGACACCGAAAAGTTTCTGAAATTATGATCAACACACCCGCTCAGCCTATTAACGACGCATGAAATAATAACTTAGAAATGAATTTAACTGATAAAAGACTTGCCTCTTGGGAAGTTTCAAGTAATCTTGGCTGATTTTCTTGATGCCACAGCCACTCATGTTCACATTCAAGAATGTGGTTGCTGCCATTTCCAGAGGTAGACTGATTATTGGCTTGAGATGTATTGGTTATGATTTCAAGCACTACGGAGCTTTTGGTGTGGGATTTGATTTGCTTTTCTTCAAAAGAATTCTGAGCTTAAATAATCACCCGTTCAGGTACACTAGTCAACCAAAAATGACCAACTTATTGTTTACTGTAAATTATAAAttgttatgaaaaataaaaatttatggtaaaaattaaaaatctcaaactttcaaaattatcaaactacacactttataatatttttttctcaactcaattgtaaatttcttcacaaatggtgaggttatttatagaatttctttacaaataatccaaaaataaattcatcattacctacatcatcacaaactaattttcaatatttacaactcttattttcaacattcaaatattcaacattcaaatattcaacacacatgttttaaatattaattttcaacactcccccttgtgatgatgatcataatgattgtcttcattacgtgtttttataatgcctcgttaaaaaccttactaggaaaaatccattgagataaaaaccatagtaagggaaaaagagtgcagtcacgtaaactccccctcatgttgacacgaacaattcttcacaaatttcgtagattgcgcatcccaatattatatatgtgctttctgaatattgtcataagaagtgcctttgtgaagagatctgatgagttttcacttaattgaatgtgacgaacatcaatatatttattcttctcaagctccgtggtgaatgcgaagaacttaggaggaatatgtttaatTCTGTctctttttatgtatccttctttcatttgagcaacacatgcagcattaacttcatatagtatcacaggcttcttgtcaaatgataatccgcatgagatttggatatgttgggtcattgatttaaccacacacattcacgacttgcttcatgtagtgcaataatctcggcatgatttgatgaagttgttacgagtgtttgtttctgtcaacgccaagaaattgcagtgcctccacgagtaaatacatatccagtttgagaacgtgccttgtgtggatcagataagtatccagcatcggcataaccaattatacttatATTATcatcttttgaatataaaagtCCCAAGTATGTCGTTCCTCGTAAATAacgaaatatatgtttaattccgttccagtgtctctttatTGGacatgtgctaaatcttgccaataaatttaatgcaaaagatatatcgggccttgtacaatttgtaagatacataagggcaccgatagcgcttagatatggtacttctggaccaagaatatcttcatcatcttcatatGGACGGAAttgatccttttctatgtttaatgatctaacaaccattgaagtacttaaaggatttgatttatccatatgtaaaatgtttaaggatcttttctgtataatttgtctggtgaacaaatattccacattctttttgttcaatttgtaaaccctagacaatacttggtttttccaagatccttcatttcaaattcttccttcaagtatgacacaacttcttgaatttccttattcgttccaatgatgtttaaatcatcaacatatacagcaataattacgcatccggatgttgttttcttaatgaaaacacaagggcatattgaattatttacatgggcatattgaattatttacatatccctttttcaccAAGTGATCACAATggtctttgtaatttcacataataacattctctgggttttgaactttgtgcttcaggcatcttaaatccttcagggattttcatatatatataactacaaagtgatccatataagtaagctgtaacaacatccataagacgcatttctaaattttcagataacgccaagctaatcaaataccaaaacgtaattgcatccatcacgggagaatacgtttcttcataatcaattccaggcctttgagaaaaaccttgtgcaacaagtcgagctttatatcttactatttcatttttctcatttcgctttcgaataaaaactcatttgtatccaacaggttttacaccttcaggtgtaaggactataggtccaaaaacattgcgaatccaattcaacctggttggtatctttccattttatccaatcctgccgatatttacattcaccaaaagattttggttcatgatcttcattatcatttatgatgtcaattgccacattataagaaaatatatcatcaatttcttctatatcttttctgttccatatttttccagtattaatataatagATAGAGATTTCACAATTCTCGTcggtttgtggttctgacagaatattttcatcatcatgtgtttcttcaggaacatcattctctgttttgtgatcatcatgtgtttcttcaggaacatcattctctattttgtgatcatcgtgtttctctattaattttctttttcgaggattttttatccttggaaccgactggtcttccacgcttcaggcgttttatgacatcatgagtatcttcaatttgtttcttcggaatttcaattcgagcaggagcatttgcagcatgtatatatgatttagtcaccccttttgtgtctgcaaatgcatctggtatttgatttgctattctttgcaagtgcacaatttgctgtacatctttttcacattgttttgttattggatccagatgtaataatgatgatacataccatgtaatttccttttcggtatgtttctgttctccccctaacattgggaagatttcctcattaaaatgacaatcagcaaaacgtgctgtgaacacgtcgtctgtctgaggttcaagatatcgaatgattgatggactatcataaccgatataaattccaatctttctttgaggtcccattttctttcgttgcggtggtgcaataggcacatacaccatacatccaaaaattctcaaatgagaaatgtctggttctttaccaaatgcaagctgcaatggggagtatttatgatatacaCTTTGTCTGATGCGAATTGACGCAGCAGCATGTagaattgcatgtccccatatagaaatagggagctttgttttcataatcattgatCTATCAATCaattgcagacgtttaatcaatgattcagccaatccattctttgtatgtacatgagcaacaggatgctcaacaatgattcccatagacatacaataatcattgaaagtctgggaagtaaattcaccagcattatcaagtctaattttcttgattgcataatcgggaaattgatacctcaattttattatttgagcaagtaatcttgcaaatgcaacatttcgagttgacaataaacatgcatgtgaccatctgctggaggcatcaatcaataccataaagtatctgaatggtgcACATGGTGGATGCATTGGTCCAAAAATATCACCCttaatacgttcaagaaacattggtgattcagtttggattttgactggtgatggtcttataataagttttccaagagaacatgctttacattgaaacttattattctgaaagatcttctggtctttcagcggatgaccatgtgtattttctataattctttgcatcattgttgaaccaggatat from Primulina tabacum isolate GXHZ01 chromosome 14, ASM2559414v2, whole genome shotgun sequence includes:
- the LOC142525505 gene encoding 2-carboxy-1,4-naphthoquinone phytyltransferase, chloroplastic-like — translated: MAATTFLNVNMSGCGIKKISQDYLKLPKRNFSVSSAAPQALHMPRLPQRIASNKITFTGDVLKSSTKLNTRLVFKCRAEVAEVAEVSSAPVEEIKVVEEEDLSRATLLWRAAKIPLYTVALVPSTVASALAFWQTGQAAVGRYFMILASFVIVNFWIKLSNDVYDFDTGVDKNKKESVVNIFGSRNAINYAAWTILAIGFSGLTGLAVAAKSVRAFILIAASVFCFYIYQCPPYRVAYDGLGEPTLFTGFGPLATIGFYLLHSSARGELPITNTVVWSSILVGYTTALILFCSHFHQIEDDKAVGKMSPLVRLGTKKASKVLQYGVVGLYALLFALGYTNTVPLASVIFGCMTLPIANLLLGFVQKNYQNTVKLFKTKYFCVGLHTLFGFGVSAGLVLARILTRQPAIPVVV